From Argopecten irradians isolate NY chromosome 12, Ai_NY, whole genome shotgun sequence, one genomic window encodes:
- the LOC138304963 gene encoding uncharacterized protein has product MTEEIPTASSLSDTTTPDIGVQTDIILQDIQDFSTEDLQDKSGMIRRMFTASVTKDDSSCKFYTGLSLAMFIHLFAWISSKAEKLNYWKGQDTSESNNGRRTGPKRKLSIREEFLILLVRLRRGLDTEVLEDLFGVNPSTISRIFTTWINFLFFELKFLISWPSKEQVKANLPKAFKGFPKTRSVINCTEFFIQKPSLPSSQKVTWSQYKHHNSVKALISISPSGTLTFISKLFTGSISYRCIVHESGYLDFLEHGDDVMADRGFLIRDLLAKRYATLNIPPFALGHQLSNRAVTRTRRIASARIHVERAIGRSFYNLLYLYDNMHS; this is encoded by the exons ATGACAG aGGAAATACCTACTGCATCATCTTTATCTGATACTACAACACCTGATATTGGAGTTCAGACTGATATCATCTTACAGGACATACAGGACTTTTCAACTGAGGATCTGCAAGATAAATCGGGAATGATCCGACGAATGTTTACAGCATCAGTAACCAAAGATGACAGCTCATGTAAATTTTACACAG gtCTTTCCCTTGCTATGTTCATACATTTGTTTGCCTGGATCAGCAGTAAAGCAGAGAAATTGAATTATTGGAAAGGACAAGATACATCAGAATCTAACAAT GGTAGACGGACTGGCCCTAAGCGTAAACTATCTATCAGGGAGGAGTTTCTTATCTTACTGGTAAGACTGAGGAGAGGATTGGATACAGAAGTCCTTGAAGATTTATTTGGAGTAAACCCATCAACTATCAGTAGGATTTTTACAACCTGGataaattttttgttttttgagtTGAAATTTCTGATTTCATGGCCATCAAAAGAACAGGTCAAGGCAAATCTTCCTAAAGCATTCAAGGGATTTCCAAAAACGCGTTCTGTCATAAATTGTACAGAGTTTTTCATCCAAAAACCAAGTCTTCCATCCTCACAAAAGGTCACCTGGTCACAATATAAACATCACAATTCTGTTAAAGCATTGATCTCCATTTCACCATCTGgaactttgaccttcatttctAAACTGTTTACAGGTAGCATATCATATCGCTGTATAGTCCATGAAAGTGGTTATTTAGATTTCTTAGAACATGGAGATGACGTCATGGCGGACAGGGGCTTTCTGATAAGAGATCTTCTTGCCAAGAGATATGCCACCCTGAACATTCCTCCTTTTGCCTTGGGACACCAACTAAGTAATCGTGCTGTTACAAGAACACGTCGCATAGCCAGTGCCAGAATTCATGTTGAACGGGCAATAGGGAGAAGTTTTTACAATCTATTATACCTCTACGACAACATGCACTCTTAG